The following DNA comes from Curtobacterium sp. 9128.
TGGTCGCAGCTCGCCCCCAAGGAGCACCTCTCCCTGACCGAGACGGAGATCGTGCAGCTGCGCGGCCTCGGTGACCGCCTCGACATGCAGGAGGTGCAGGAGGTCTACCTCCCCCTCTCCCGCCTGCTCACGCTCTACGCCGCCGGCGCGCGGAACCTGCACGCGGAGACGAGCCGCTTCCTCGGGGAGCGGGCCGGGCGGACGCCCTTCGTCATCGGCGTCGCGGGCTCGGTCGCCGTCGGCAAGTCGACCGTCGCACGGCTGCTGCGCGAACTCACGAAGCGCTGGCCGGACACCCCGCGCGTGGAGCTCGTCACGACCGACGGGTTCCTCTACCCGAACGCCGAGCTCGAGCGCCGCGGGATCATGGACCGGAAGGGCTTCCCGGAGTCCTACGACCGCCGTTCCCTGCTGCGCTTCGTCAGCCAGGTGAAGAGCGGGGCGACCGAGGTCCGGGCGCCGTACTACTCGCACCTCGTCTACGACATCGTGCCGAACGCCGAGATCGTCGTGCGGCAGCCGGACATCCTCATCGTGGAGGGGCTCAACGTGCTCGCGCCGCCGGTGCACGGGCGGCTGGCACTGTCCGACCTGTTCGACTTCACGATCTACGTCGACGCGAAGACCAAGGACATCGAGTCCTGGTACGTCGACCGGTTCCTGGCCCTGCAAGAGGAAGCGTTCTCGAGCCCCGACTCGTTCTTCCACCGGTTCGCGTCCCTGTCCCGGTCGGACGCTGTGGAGACCGCGACCCAGGTCTGGCGCGCGATCAACGAGCCGAACCTCGTCGAGAACGTGCTTCCCACGCGCTCGCGGGCGACGCTCGTGCTGAAGAAGGCCGCCGACCACAAGGTCTCGTCGGTCCTGCTCCGCAAGATCTGACGCGGCGGGGCGGCGCCGGGGCCGCGGGGCCGCGCCGGGCTGAGTTGCGCCCAGCCACGAACATCGCGCCCCGTCCTGACGGGGCGCGATGTTCGTGATGGGGTGCGAAATGGACCGGGCCGTGCCCAATCCCTACGCGGCGTCGAGCGCCAGGCGGTCGGACACGACCGCGGCGAGCTCCTCGGCGATGCGCTGGGCGTCGTCCTGGGAAGCGGCCTCGACCATGACGCGGACGACGGGCTCGGTGCCGGACGGACGGAGCAGCACGCGGCCGGTGTCGCCGAGCGAATCGGTGGCCGATGCCACGGCGTCCTGCACGCCCTGGTCCGCCAGGCCGTGCCGGTCGACGCCCTTCACGTTGAGCAACACCTGCGGGAACACCGTCATGCACGAGGCGAGTTCGCCGAGCGTCTTGCCGGTCCGCGCGATCTCGGCGACGAGGTGCAGCCCCGTGAGGATGCCGTCACCCGTCGTGGCGTACTCCTGGAAGATGATGTGCCCGGACTGCTCGCCACCGAGCGAGAAACCGCCGGCGTTCATCTTCTCGAGCACGTAGCGGTCGCCCACACCGGCTTCGATCACGGTGATGCCCGCGTCCGCCATGGCGCGCTTGAGTCCGAGGTTCGACATCACCGTCGCGACGAGCGTGTCGTCCTTCAGGTGTCCGCGCTCCTGCAACGACAGCGCGAGGATCGCCATGATCTGGTCGCCGTCGATCGCGTTGCCGTCGGCGTCCACAGCGAGGCAGCGGTCCGCATCGCCGTCGTGGGCGATCCCGACGTCGGCGCCGTGCTCGAGCACCGCACGCGCGAGGTTGTCGATGTGCGTGGACCCGACGCCGTCGTTGATGTTGATGCCGTCGGGGTCGGCGCCGATCAGCGTGACCTCGGCACCCGCGTTGACGAAGACCTCTGGCGAGACGCCGGCAGCGGCACCGTTCGCACAGTCGAGCACGACGTGCAGCCCGTCGAGACGGTGCGGCAGCGTGCCGAGCAGGTGCACGACGTAGCGGTCCTCGGCATCGGCGAACCGGGTGATGCGGCCGACGTCGGCGCCGGTGGGGGTCGGCGCCGAGTGGTCGTGCATCGCCGCTTCGATGCGGTCCTCGACCTCGTCGGGGAGCTTCCGGCCGCCTGCGGCGAAGAACTTGATCCCGTTGTCCGGCGCCGGGTTGTGCGACGCGGAGATCATCACGCCGAAGTCGGCGTCGATGTCCGCGACGAGGAACGCGGCAGCAGGGGTGGGGATGACCCCGGCGTCGAGCACGTCGACGCCGGCGGAGGCGAGCCCGGCCGCGACAGCGGCACCGAGGAACTCGCCGGAGACGCGCGGGTCGCGCGCCAGGACCGCGCGGGGGCGCGGTCGACCGGACGCCCGGCGGGCGTCGGCATGGTGTCCGTGTGTGAGAACGGCCGCGCTCGCCTGGGCAAGACCCAGTGCGAGCGCGGCCGTCAGCTCGCCGTTGGCGAGACCACGAACCCCGTCGGTACCGAACAGACGCGGCATTGCGATCTTCAGCCGGTGACGACTAGCGCTTCGAGAACTGCGAAGCCTTGCGGGCCTTCTTGAGACCGGCCTTCTTGCGCTCGATGACGCGGGCGTCACGGGTGAGGAAGCCGGCCTTCTTGAGGGTGGCGCGGTTGTTCTCGCGGTCGATCTCGTTCAGCGTGCGTGCGATCGCGAGGCGGAGGGCACCGGCCTGACCCGAGGGGCCACCACCCGTGATGCGGGCGGTCACGTCGTAGGCGCCGAGGAGCTCGAGCACCTTGAACGGGTCGTTGATGAGCTGCTGGTGCAGCTTGTTCGGGAAGTAGTCCTCCAGCGAACGGCCGTTCACCGTGAACGAGCCGGAGCCCGGAACGAGGCGAACGCGCGCGATGGCCTCCTTGCGGCGCCCGACAGCACCGCCGGAGACGTTG
Coding sequences within:
- the rpsI gene encoding 30S ribosomal protein S9; the protein is MAQIADSLDQTPESFTTESAPAAAEAAPRQILNVSGGAVGRRKEAIARVRLVPGSGSFTVNGRSLEDYFPNKLHQQLINDPFKVLELLGAYDVTARITGGGPSGQAGALRLAIARTLNEIDRENNRATLKKAGFLTRDARVIERKKAGLKKARKASQFSKR
- the coaA gene encoding type I pantothenate kinase, coding for MPIPETTVAHPTPFVEIPRGEWSQLAPKEHLSLTETEIVQLRGLGDRLDMQEVQEVYLPLSRLLTLYAAGARNLHAETSRFLGERAGRTPFVIGVAGSVAVGKSTVARLLRELTKRWPDTPRVELVTTDGFLYPNAELERRGIMDRKGFPESYDRRSLLRFVSQVKSGATEVRAPYYSHLVYDIVPNAEIVVRQPDILIVEGLNVLAPPVHGRLALSDLFDFTIYVDAKTKDIESWYVDRFLALQEEAFSSPDSFFHRFASLSRSDAVETATQVWRAINEPNLVENVLPTRSRATLVLKKAADHKVSSVLLRKI
- the glmM gene encoding phosphoglucosamine mutase; protein product: MPRLFGTDGVRGLANGELTAALALGLAQASAAVLTHGHHADARRASGRPRPRAVLARDPRVSGEFLGAAVAAGLASAGVDVLDAGVIPTPAAAFLVADIDADFGVMISASHNPAPDNGIKFFAAGGRKLPDEVEDRIEAAMHDHSAPTPTGADVGRITRFADAEDRYVVHLLGTLPHRLDGLHVVLDCANGAAAGVSPEVFVNAGAEVTLIGADPDGININDGVGSTHIDNLARAVLEHGADVGIAHDGDADRCLAVDADGNAIDGDQIMAILALSLQERGHLKDDTLVATVMSNLGLKRAMADAGITVIEAGVGDRYVLEKMNAGGFSLGGEQSGHIIFQEYATTGDGILTGLHLVAEIARTGKTLGELASCMTVFPQVLLNVKGVDRHGLADQGVQDAVASATDSLGDTGRVLLRPSGTEPVVRVMVEAASQDDAQRIAEELAAVVSDRLALDAA